From Myxococcus xanthus, a single genomic window includes:
- a CDS encoding phytoene desaturase family protein: MSASTQGRRIVVVGAGVGGLAAAARLAHQGFDVQVFEKTQGPGGRCNRLQVDGFTWDLGPTIVLMPEVFEETFRAVGRRIEDYLTLLRCDPNYRVHFRDGSDVTFTSELCAMGRELERVEPGSYARYLAFLAQGRVQYRTSLDHLVGRNYAGLRDYLSPRVLARIFQVRAHRRMYADVSRFFQDERLRAAMTFQTMYLGVSPYASPAVYGLLPFTELGVGIWFPKGGLYAIPQALERLAREEGVRFHYGAPVERILTDGGRTRGVRLEGGEVVEADAVLCNADLPYAYEKLLDPKATTLKRKEKLRYTSSGYMLYLGMKRRYPELLHHNVVFGRDYKGSFDDIFERFRVPEDPSFYVNAPTRTDASLAPEGKDALYVLVPVPHQHPDLDWKVEGPKVRAKFFARMAELGFPSLESDIEVERVFTPDDWAGTFNLARGSAFGLSQNFTQIGPFRPSNQDARVKNLFFVGASTQPGTGLPTVLISARLVTERLMTWAHAQGVSLSPRTAAATPLEGVAA; this comes from the coding sequence ATGAGTGCATCGACACAGGGCAGGCGCATCGTGGTGGTGGGCGCGGGCGTGGGCGGGCTGGCCGCCGCTGCCCGGCTGGCGCACCAGGGCTTCGACGTCCAGGTCTTCGAGAAGACGCAGGGACCGGGTGGGCGCTGCAACCGATTGCAGGTGGATGGCTTCACGTGGGACCTGGGCCCCACCATCGTGCTGATGCCGGAGGTGTTCGAGGAGACCTTCCGCGCGGTGGGCCGCCGCATCGAGGACTACCTGACGCTGCTCAGGTGCGACCCGAACTATCGGGTCCACTTCCGGGACGGTTCGGATGTCACCTTCACGTCAGAGTTGTGCGCCATGGGCCGAGAGTTGGAGCGCGTGGAGCCCGGCAGTTACGCGCGCTACCTCGCCTTCCTGGCCCAGGGCCGCGTCCAGTATCGAACGAGCCTGGACCACCTGGTGGGGCGCAACTACGCGGGCCTGCGTGACTACCTCTCGCCGCGCGTGCTCGCGCGCATCTTCCAGGTCCGCGCTCACCGCCGAATGTACGCGGACGTCAGCCGCTTCTTCCAGGACGAGCGGCTGCGCGCGGCGATGACCTTCCAGACGATGTACCTGGGCGTGTCACCCTACGCGTCGCCCGCGGTGTACGGCCTGCTGCCCTTCACCGAGCTGGGTGTGGGCATCTGGTTCCCGAAGGGCGGCCTGTATGCCATTCCCCAGGCCCTGGAGCGGCTGGCGCGCGAGGAGGGTGTGCGCTTCCACTACGGCGCGCCCGTGGAGCGCATCCTCACCGATGGCGGCCGGACTCGAGGCGTGCGGCTGGAGGGCGGCGAGGTGGTGGAGGCGGACGCGGTGCTGTGCAACGCGGACCTGCCCTACGCGTACGAGAAGCTGCTGGACCCGAAGGCGACGACGCTCAAGCGCAAGGAGAAGCTGCGCTACACGTCCAGCGGCTACATGCTCTATCTGGGCATGAAGCGGCGCTACCCGGAGCTCTTGCACCACAACGTGGTGTTCGGCCGGGACTACAAGGGCTCCTTCGACGACATCTTCGAGCGCTTCCGCGTGCCAGAGGACCCCAGCTTCTACGTCAACGCGCCCACGCGCACCGACGCGTCCCTGGCGCCCGAGGGCAAGGATGCGCTCTATGTGCTGGTGCCCGTGCCGCACCAGCACCCGGACCTGGACTGGAAGGTGGAGGGGCCGAAGGTGCGCGCGAAGTTCTTCGCGCGCATGGCGGAGCTGGGCTTCCCGTCGCTGGAGTCGGACATCGAGGTGGAGCGCGTCTTCACCCCGGATGACTGGGCCGGCACCTTCAACCTGGCGCGTGGCAGCGCCTTCGGTCTGTCCCAGAACTTCACGCAGATTGGCCCCTTCCGTCCGTCCAACCAGGACGCGCGGGTGAAGAACCTCTTCTTCGTCGGTGCTTCCACGCAGCCGGGAACGGGGCTGCCCACGGTGCTCATCTCCGCGCGGCTGGTGACGGAGCGGCTGATGACGTGGGCCCACGCGCAGGGCGTTTCGTTGTCGCCTCGGACGGCCGCCGCCACGCCACTGGAAGGGGTGGCCGCGTGA